In Flavobacterium endoglycinae, one DNA window encodes the following:
- a CDS encoding DNA topoisomerase IV subunit B, protein MLEQNQYTEDNIRSLDWKEHIRMRPGMYIGKLGDGSAPDDGIYILLKEVLDNCIDEFVMGSGKTIEVSIKEKTVTVRDYGRGIPLGKVVDVVSKMNTGGKYDTKAFQKSVGLNGVGTKAVNALSTYFRVESVREEKQKAAEFSAGNLVLEEDVIETTKRKGTKVTFTPDETIFKNYKFRLEYVIKMVKNYCYLNNGLTIIFNGEKYYSENGLRDLLEETINEEDLEYPIIHLKDHDIEVALTHSKTQYSEEYHSFVNGQNTTQGGTHLAAYREAVVKTIREFYNKNFEASDVRKSIVSAISIKVMEPVFESQTKTKLGSTDMGSDDGTPAVSVRTFVNDFIKTKLDNYLHKNPATAEALLRKILQAERERKELSGIRKLATDRAKKANLHNKKLRDCRAHLPDTKNPRNLESTLFITEGDSASGSITKSRDVNTQAVFSLRGKPLNSYGMSKKIVYENEEFNLLQAALDIEDGLEKLRYNNIVIATDADVDGMHIRLLLITFFLQFFPELIKEGHLYILQTPLFRVRNKKETIYCYSEEERKEAIEKLKPKPEITRFKGLGEISPDEFKNFIGDTIRLDPVMMDKHTSIEQLLSFYMGKNTPDRQDFIIKNLKVEIDELEEA, encoded by the coding sequence ATGCTAGAGCAAAATCAATATACCGAAGATAATATTCGGTCACTCGATTGGAAAGAACATATCCGTATGCGTCCGGGAATGTACATCGGAAAACTTGGAGACGGATCTGCACCAGATGATGGTATTTACATTCTTCTAAAAGAGGTTTTAGATAACTGTATCGATGAGTTCGTTATGGGCTCAGGGAAAACTATCGAGGTAAGTATTAAAGAAAAAACGGTTACAGTTCGTGATTACGGACGTGGTATTCCGTTGGGAAAAGTGGTCGATGTCGTTTCGAAAATGAACACAGGAGGAAAGTACGATACTAAAGCTTTCCAGAAATCGGTAGGTTTGAATGGTGTCGGAACAAAAGCGGTAAACGCACTTTCGACTTATTTTCGTGTAGAATCAGTTCGTGAAGAGAAACAAAAAGCAGCTGAATTTTCTGCTGGAAATTTAGTTTTAGAAGAAGACGTAATAGAAACTACAAAACGTAAAGGGACAAAAGTAACTTTTACGCCAGACGAAACTATTTTCAAAAATTATAAGTTCCGTTTAGAATATGTTATAAAAATGGTCAAAAACTACTGTTATTTGAACAATGGTTTGACGATTATTTTCAACGGAGAAAAATACTATTCAGAAAACGGACTTCGTGATTTGTTAGAAGAAACCATCAACGAAGAAGACTTAGAATATCCAATTATTCACCTGAAAGACCACGATATTGAGGTAGCGTTAACGCATAGTAAAACGCAATACAGTGAGGAATATCACTCTTTCGTAAATGGTCAGAATACAACACAGGGAGGAACGCACTTAGCGGCTTATCGTGAAGCAGTTGTAAAAACTATTCGCGAATTTTACAATAAGAATTTCGAAGCATCAGATGTTCGTAAATCGATTGTAAGTGCGATTAGCATTAAAGTAATGGAACCAGTTTTTGAATCTCAAACCAAAACAAAATTAGGTTCAACCGATATGGGATCTGATGATGGAACCCCAGCTGTTTCTGTTCGTACTTTCGTTAATGATTTCATCAAAACGAAATTAGATAATTACCTGCATAAAAATCCAGCAACTGCCGAAGCTTTATTGCGTAAAATTCTTCAGGCAGAACGCGAGCGTAAAGAATTATCAGGAATTAGAAAACTGGCAACAGATCGTGCTAAAAAGGCCAATCTTCATAATAAAAAATTAAGAGACTGCCGTGCGCATCTTCCAGATACCAAAAATCCAAGAAACTTAGAAAGTACACTTTTTATTACCGAGGGAGATTCGGCTTCTGGATCAATCACTAAATCACGTGATGTAAACACACAAGCAGTTTTCAGTTTACGTGGTAAGCCTTTGAATTCATACGGAATGTCTAAAAAAATCGTGTATGAAAACGAAGAATTCAACTTGCTTCAAGCAGCATTGGATATCGAGGACGGGTTAGAAAAATTACGTTACAATAACATCGTAATCGCAACCGATGCCGATGTCGACGGAATGCACATTCGTTTGCTTTTGATTACTTTCTTTTTGCAGTTTTTTCCAGAATTAATCAAAGAAGGACATTTGTATATTTTACAAACTCCACTTTTCAGGGTTCGTAACAAAAAAGAAACGATTTACTGTTATTCTGAAGAAGAAAGAAAAGAAGCAATCGAAAAACTAAAACCAAAACCAGAAATTACCCGATTTAAAGGTTTGGGAGAGATCTCGCCAGATGAGTTCAAAAACTTTATTGGAGATACGATCCGTCTTGATCCAGTTATGATGGATAAACATACTTCGATTGAACAGTTGTTATCTTTCTATATGGGAAAAAACACTCCTGACAGACAAGATTTTATTATTAAGAATTTGAAGGTTGAAATTGATGAGCTTGAGGAAGCTTAA
- the pncB gene encoding nicotinate phosphoribosyltransferase yields METTFLKSILDNDFYKFTMQHAVIKLFPKAKVRYGFINRGKHIFPAGFADLLRRSVDAMADLKLTKDEKNYLAHYCPYLDPTYLDFLQGYSFDPSEVQISQEGSEINVTVEGFWYRTILWEVPLMALISELFYKASHLIRLNDEAIKNLTKEKIDNYNTLGVSVLEFGTRRRHSYDVHNLINETLRTYGGQSFIGTSNVHFAMVNNRRPLGTHAHEWFMFHAAQYGFKMANSMSLEHWTQVYGGDLGIALTDTYTTDIFFNQFDKKYSKLFDGVRHDSGDPVEFAQKVISHYAKMGIDPKSKAIVFSDSLNYDKVKIISDFCEDKIKMSFGIGTNFTNDVGLPSMNMVIKLTDTKPDSTHWQGVVKLSDEKNKNTGTPEMIALAKQVLGIK; encoded by the coding sequence ATGGAAACTACTTTTTTGAAATCGATTTTAGATAATGATTTCTACAAATTTACAATGCAGCATGCTGTAATAAAACTTTTTCCAAAGGCTAAAGTCCGTTACGGATTTATAAACCGTGGAAAACATATTTTTCCAGCTGGTTTTGCAGATTTACTTCGTCGTTCAGTCGATGCGATGGCAGATTTGAAACTTACCAAAGACGAAAAAAATTATCTAGCACATTACTGTCCTTATCTTGATCCAACTTATCTGGATTTTCTTCAGGGATATAGCTTTGATCCTTCAGAAGTGCAAATAAGTCAAGAAGGTTCAGAAATTAACGTTACTGTTGAAGGATTTTGGTACCGAACAATTTTATGGGAAGTGCCTCTTATGGCGTTAATTTCGGAACTTTTTTATAAAGCCAGCCATTTAATTCGTTTAAATGATGAAGCTATAAAAAATCTGACCAAAGAAAAAATCGATAATTACAATACACTCGGAGTTTCGGTTTTAGAATTTGGTACCAGACGTCGTCATTCATACGATGTTCATAATTTAATTAATGAAACGCTGAGAACCTACGGCGGACAAAGCTTTATAGGAACCAGTAACGTGCATTTTGCGATGGTCAATAATAGAAGACCTTTAGGAACGCATGCGCATGAATGGTTTATGTTTCATGCCGCGCAATATGGTTTTAAAATGGCCAATTCAATGAGCCTTGAACATTGGACACAGGTGTATGGTGGAGATCTCGGAATTGCGTTAACAGATACGTATACAACCGACATATTTTTTAATCAATTTGATAAAAAATATTCCAAACTTTTTGATGGCGTTAGACATGACAGCGGCGATCCTGTAGAATTTGCTCAAAAAGTAATTTCCCACTACGCCAAAATGGGAATCGATCCAAAATCGAAAGCAATTGTTTTCTCGGATTCGCTTAATTATGACAAAGTTAAAATCATTTCTGATTTCTGTGAAGACAAAATAAAAATGTCTTTCGGAATAGGAACTAATTTTACAAATGATGTAGGATTGCCTTCCATGAACATGGTCATAAAATTAACAGATACAAAACCTGATAGTACACATTGGCAGGGAGTTGTAAAATTATCCGACGAAAAAAACAAAAATACGGGAACACCCGAAATGATTGCGCTGGCGAAGCAAGTACTCGGAATCAAATAG
- a CDS encoding transglutaminase domain-containing protein, which yields MNSALAQKLTEVDKIVAKYSKSFASTEKLADKINKDFSSDYDKARAVYSWIALNIKYDYNAFLNPPKIQGFSYSTEAEKQRKLKQLNDNLIQKAFKSQKAVCEGFTALYQHLAELVGIECEIIRGDSKTRLADIGRKNTSSNHAWNIVLIDKKWRLIDVTWGQGYYDSSKGRMVNDFNPVYFDTDPDYFFAKHYPDSGTYLGNRISKDDFLNGPLIYNKTIENDNKIKSPDSGILEVKSGDKITVEIKNISKSDQVFYLNKRNQPVKVQNPKEKRGSLEFQILADNNLGDYITIFVNTNSIVSFKIVHK from the coding sequence TTGAATTCCGCTTTAGCGCAAAAGCTAACTGAAGTCGATAAAATTGTTGCAAAATATTCTAAAAGTTTTGCCAGCACAGAAAAATTAGCAGACAAAATCAATAAAGATTTTAGTTCTGACTATGACAAAGCACGCGCTGTTTACAGCTGGATCGCCTTAAATATTAAATACGATTATAATGCATTTCTAAATCCACCTAAAATACAAGGATTTAGTTATTCAACAGAAGCTGAAAAACAACGAAAACTGAAACAGCTCAATGACAACCTGATTCAGAAAGCTTTCAAATCACAAAAAGCAGTCTGCGAAGGATTCACGGCTTTGTATCAGCATTTGGCAGAATTAGTCGGAATTGAATGTGAAATAATAAGAGGGGATTCTAAGACCCGATTGGCAGATATCGGCAGAAAAAATACATCTTCAAACCACGCTTGGAATATTGTTTTAATTGATAAAAAATGGCGATTGATTGATGTAACTTGGGGACAAGGATATTATGACAGCAGCAAAGGACGAATGGTAAATGATTTTAATCCAGTTTACTTTGATACTGATCCAGATTATTTTTTCGCAAAACACTATCCAGATTCCGGTACTTATTTAGGAAATAGAATAAGTAAAGATGATTTTTTAAATGGTCCGCTGATTTACAATAAGACTATAGAAAATGATAATAAAATTAAATCCCCAGATTCAGGAATACTGGAAGTAAAAAGTGGCGATAAAATTACGGTCGAAATCAAAAACATTTCTAAATCAGATCAGGTTTTCTATTTAAATAAAAGGAATCAGCCCGTTAAAGTTCAAAACCCGAAAGAGAAAAGAGGCAGCTTGGAATTTCAAATTCTTGCCGATAATAATTTGGGAGATTACATTACTATTTTTGTAAATACCAATAGCATTGTTTCGTTTAAAATAGTTCATAAATAG
- a CDS encoding NADPH-dependent FMN reductase: MKIIAFGGSNSTQSINKRLATYASSLFENADVEVLDLNDYAMPLFSVDLEKEVGQHQIAQAFLNKLKEADILVVSMAENNGNYSVAFKNVFDWSSRIEKDVFQHKPMLLLATSPGGRGGASVLGIAQNLFPRYGAEIKGTFSLPAFGANFDLQENKISNPELDQQLKEIIKSSF; the protein is encoded by the coding sequence ATGAAAATTATAGCCTTTGGAGGAAGCAACAGTACACAGTCAATTAATAAACGTTTAGCAACTTATGCATCAAGTTTATTTGAAAATGCCGATGTTGAAGTTTTAGATTTAAACGATTATGCCATGCCGCTATTCAGTGTTGATTTAGAAAAAGAAGTAGGACAGCATCAAATCGCTCAAGCTTTTTTGAATAAACTGAAAGAAGCTGATATTCTGGTAGTTTCAATGGCTGAAAACAACGGGAATTATTCTGTTGCTTTCAAAAATGTTTTCGACTGGAGTTCGCGAATTGAAAAAGATGTTTTTCAGCATAAACCAATGTTATTATTAGCAACTTCTCCTGGAGGCAGAGGCGGTGCATCAGTTTTAGGAATCGCTCAAAATCTTTTCCCGCGTTATGGTGCCGAAATTAAAGGAACTTTCTCATTACCAGCTTTTGGCGCGAATTTTGATTTACAGGAAAATAAAATATCAAATCCTGAATTGGATCAACAATTAAAAGAAATTATCAAATCAAGTTTTTAA
- a CDS encoding YihY/virulence factor BrkB family protein, with translation MKSKNIFSKTWFLLKNTFLEFNDDNAIKLSAALSYYTIFALPPLLIIIITICGFFFGEEAVTGQLYGQINGLVGNGAATQIQEAIKNVQLSGNNVFATVFGIVMLLIGASGVFAEIQSSINYIWGLRAKPDKGVRKFIQNRLMSFSMIASVGFLMIVSLFINTVLDLVSARLKIYFPESTVYLFYVVNIVIVLASITLLFTIIFRTLPDGKIKWKDAIIGSSVTAVLFMIGKFAIGFYLGSSTVASVYGAAGSVIIILVWVYYSAIILYFGAEFTKVYAKSYGGKIYPNEYSVEIAKEVYEIEDVTQESTQQRLTNEKI, from the coding sequence ATGAAATCCAAAAATATCTTTTCAAAAACATGGTTTCTACTAAAGAATACATTTTTAGAGTTTAATGATGACAATGCCATCAAACTAAGTGCAGCATTATCGTATTATACCATATTTGCACTTCCGCCTTTATTAATTATTATCATAACAATCTGTGGTTTTTTCTTTGGTGAAGAAGCTGTTACAGGACAGCTCTACGGACAAATAAATGGTTTGGTAGGCAATGGTGCAGCAACGCAAATTCAAGAAGCAATAAAGAATGTGCAATTGTCTGGAAATAATGTTTTTGCAACTGTATTTGGAATTGTAATGTTGTTAATTGGTGCCTCGGGAGTTTTTGCAGAAATTCAGAGTTCTATAAATTACATTTGGGGACTTCGTGCGAAGCCTGATAAAGGAGTTAGAAAATTTATACAAAACAGATTAATGTCATTTTCTATGATTGCATCTGTAGGTTTTTTAATGATCGTCAGTTTGTTTATTAATACAGTATTAGATTTAGTGAGTGCGCGTTTAAAAATATATTTTCCAGAAAGTACCGTTTATTTATTTTATGTAGTTAATATAGTTATTGTGCTGGCTAGTATAACCCTTTTATTTACCATAATCTTCAGAACTTTACCTGACGGAAAAATTAAATGGAAAGATGCTATTATTGGATCGAGTGTAACCGCAGTACTATTTATGATTGGTAAATTTGCCATTGGATTCTATTTGGGTAGTTCTACAGTAGCTTCAGTTTATGGGGCTGCAGGATCTGTAATCATTATTTTAGTTTGGGTTTATTATTCCGCAATAATTCTTTACTTTGGAGCAGAATTTACAAAAGTCTATGCAAAATCATATGGAGGAAAAATTTATCCAAATGAATATTCTGTAGAGATTGCAAAAGAAGTTTACGAAATCGAAGATGTAACCCAAGAATCCACACAACAAAGATTAACAAACGAGAAAATATGA
- a CDS encoding TIGR02117 family protein: MLKKSFKFLGWTLFGIFTFLALYVTSVLLISKITVNSDIAKVEEENAVPIYILSNGVHTDVVVPIKNEIKDWRNEIQFNQTKSKDSLMNYIAFGWGDKGFYLDTPEWSDLKASTALKAAFGVSSSAMHTTFFKQLKEGEDCKRILISKENYQSLVNYISDSFSDPVHPQWIEGHSYGMKDAFYEAKGSYSLFYTCNTWANNALKAANQKASLWTVYDKGIFCHYK; this comes from the coding sequence ATGTTAAAAAAATCTTTCAAATTTCTGGGCTGGACTTTATTCGGAATTTTCACTTTCCTTGCTCTTTATGTTACATCAGTTTTACTTATTTCAAAAATAACAGTCAATTCAGATATTGCAAAAGTGGAAGAAGAAAATGCGGTTCCTATTTACATTCTTTCCAATGGAGTTCATACTGATGTTGTAGTTCCTATTAAAAACGAAATCAAAGACTGGCGAAATGAAATCCAGTTCAATCAAACCAAATCAAAAGATTCTTTAATGAATTATATCGCTTTTGGCTGGGGTGATAAAGGTTTTTACTTAGACACGCCGGAATGGTCGGACTTAAAAGCAAGCACCGCCTTAAAAGCGGCTTTTGGTGTGAGTTCTTCGGCAATGCACACTACATTTTTTAAACAGTTGAAAGAGGGCGAAGATTGTAAACGAATCTTGATTTCAAAAGAAAACTATCAGAGTTTGGTTAATTATATTTCGGATAGTTTCAGTGATCCTGTTCATCCACAATGGATTGAAGGCCATAGCTACGGAATGAAAGATGCTTTTTATGAAGCCAAAGGAAGTTACAGTCTTTTTTATACTTGCAATACCTGGGCAAACAATGCGTTAAAGGCGGCAAACCAAAAAGCAAGTTTGTGGACGGTTTATGATAAAGGGATTTTTTGTCATTATAAATAG
- the ychF gene encoding redox-regulated ATPase YchF, translating to MKAGIVGLPNVGKSTLFNCLSNAKAQSANFPFCTIEPNIGVVNVPDPRINKLEELVKPERVQMATVDIVDIAGLVKGASKGEGLGNQFLGNIRECNAIIHVLRCFDNDNIVHVDGNVNPIRDKETIDIELQLKDLETVEKRLEKVKRAAKTGNKEAQTEEALLNRIREALLQAKSARTIVPQNNDEEVLLESFQLITAKPVLYVCNVDESSAVSGNKYVDQVRELVKDEDAEVIVLSVGAEADITELESYEERQVFLEDMGLEEPGASVLIRAAYKLLKQQTYFTAGVKEVRAWTINIGATAPQAAGVIHTDFEKGFIRAEVISYDDYVQYGSEAKAKEAGKFRVEGKEYVVKDGDVMHFRFNV from the coding sequence ATGAAAGCAGGAATTGTAGGATTACCAAATGTTGGAAAATCAACATTATTTAATTGTTTATCTAATGCAAAGGCGCAGAGTGCGAACTTTCCGTTTTGTACAATCGAACCAAATATTGGTGTTGTAAACGTTCCAGACCCAAGAATTAATAAATTAGAAGAATTAGTAAAACCAGAGCGTGTTCAAATGGCAACTGTAGATATCGTAGATATTGCAGGTTTGGTAAAAGGGGCTAGTAAAGGTGAAGGTCTAGGAAACCAGTTTTTAGGAAACATTAGAGAGTGTAATGCTATTATTCACGTTTTACGTTGTTTTGACAACGATAACATTGTACACGTTGATGGAAACGTAAACCCAATTCGTGATAAAGAAACTATCGATATCGAATTACAGTTAAAGGATTTAGAAACTGTTGAAAAACGTTTAGAAAAAGTAAAACGTGCTGCTAAAACAGGAAATAAAGAAGCACAGACTGAAGAAGCTTTATTAAATAGAATTAGAGAGGCTTTATTGCAGGCAAAATCTGCAAGAACAATTGTGCCTCAAAATAATGACGAAGAAGTTTTATTAGAAAGTTTCCAATTGATTACAGCAAAGCCAGTTTTATACGTTTGCAACGTTGATGAAAGTTCTGCAGTAAGCGGAAACAAATATGTAGATCAGGTTCGTGAATTAGTAAAAGATGAAGACGCTGAGGTTATTGTGCTTTCAGTAGGAGCAGAGGCTGATATCACTGAATTAGAAAGCTACGAAGAGCGTCAGGTTTTCCTTGAAGATATGGGATTAGAAGAGCCGGGAGCTTCAGTTTTAATTCGTGCAGCTTACAAATTATTAAAACAGCAAACATATTTTACAGCAGGTGTAAAAGAAGTTCGCGCTTGGACAATCAATATTGGAGCAACTGCACCACAAGCAGCTGGAGTTATCCACACTGATTTTGAAAAAGGATTTATCCGTGCAGAGGTAATTTCATACGACGATTATGTTCAATACGGTTCTGAAGCAAAAGCAAAAGAAGCTGGAAAATTCAGAGTAGAAGGAAAAGAATACGTGGTAAAAGATGGTGATGTAATGCACTTCCGTTTCAACGTTTAG
- a CDS encoding TonB-dependent receptor, giving the protein MKKIALLLFLLNSAFLFAQKEVSGVVKDKTGNPLPGVNIVEKGTSNGVSTDFEGGFRIKVKEGAILVFSYVGFATIEKTASDQLSVTLDESNGQVLNDVVVVGSRNTKRTVVNSAVPIDVINVKEVTTQSGKIEINQLLQYVAPSFNANKQSGSDGADHVDPASLRGMGPDQTLVLINGKRRHQSSLINLFGTRGRGNTGTDLNAIPAASIKRIEILRDGASAQYGSDAIAGVINIVTNDNVDELTGSITYGAFNTHAKGDFLPGTPNTEGYRLDQHGNGNSYGKDQDFDGGSVRVAANYGTAIGTKGGFVNLTGEFLNKNKTLRPAYDFRKGFGDAEMRGVNLFANLAIPIADKTEFYAFGGSNFRDTDAYAFTRNDGERVVESVYPGGYTPRITSKINDNSVAAGIRTQSSGGWKFDLSNTFGMNKFQYDIKGTINASLEEKSPHEFDAGGHSLLQNTTNFDVSKNYDSVLNGLNIAFGTEFRVEKFEIFAGEEGSYTTYDTNGKPITDPTTQSAPIDPVSGNPRPGSSQGFPGYSPANEVNESRTNFSLYADGELDITDALMVSTAVRFENYSDFGSTVNGKLASRLKITDHINVRGSISTGFRAPSLAQIYYNLRFTNFNSSGATEVLLAPNNSPVTRAFGIDKLNEEKAANASLGFTASFGDFTATVDGYYIQVKDRIVLTGYFDASSLNLGVSEAQFFANGVDTSTHGLDLVLSWKKKFGSSQFGATLVGNINDMKIDKVKNGSLDEATFFGKREKAFLLASAPDNKFGLNLNYAFKKFDAGLAFTRFSKVVLVDYADEDDVYNPRLITDLTLGYQFTKSLKLSIGSNNLFNVYPTKQDEQGNTEAGGYWDAVQMGFSGAYYYARLGFNF; this is encoded by the coding sequence ATGAAAAAGATTGCATTATTATTATTCCTGTTGAATTCAGCGTTTCTATTTGCCCAAAAAGAAGTTTCGGGTGTCGTAAAGGACAAAACAGGAAATCCCCTCCCTGGTGTGAATATTGTCGAAAAAGGAACTTCAAATGGTGTTTCAACCGATTTTGAAGGAGGCTTTAGAATTAAAGTTAAAGAAGGTGCAATTTTAGTTTTTAGTTATGTAGGATTTGCTACTATAGAAAAAACAGCTTCAGATCAATTAAGTGTAACTCTTGATGAAAGCAACGGACAAGTTTTAAATGACGTTGTTGTCGTAGGATCAAGAAACACGAAAAGAACAGTTGTAAATTCGGCAGTTCCTATTGATGTTATTAATGTGAAAGAAGTAACGACTCAAAGTGGAAAAATAGAAATCAACCAGCTTTTGCAGTATGTTGCTCCTTCATTTAACGCCAATAAACAATCTGGTTCTGACGGTGCCGATCACGTTGATCCAGCTTCCTTAAGAGGTATGGGACCTGACCAAACGCTGGTTTTGATTAATGGAAAAAGAAGACATCAATCTTCATTAATAAATTTATTTGGAACTCGCGGACGTGGTAATACTGGAACAGATTTAAATGCAATTCCTGCAGCGTCTATTAAAAGAATCGAGATTCTACGCGACGGTGCTTCGGCTCAATATGGTTCTGATGCTATTGCAGGAGTTATTAATATTGTAACAAATGACAATGTAGATGAACTTACAGGTTCTATCACCTATGGAGCTTTCAATACACATGCAAAAGGCGATTTTCTGCCGGGAACTCCCAATACAGAAGGATATCGATTAGACCAGCATGGTAATGGAAATTCATACGGAAAAGATCAAGATTTTGACGGAGGTTCTGTAAGAGTTGCCGCAAACTATGGTACCGCAATTGGAACTAAAGGCGGTTTTGTAAACCTTACAGGAGAATTTCTAAACAAAAATAAAACTCTTCGTCCAGCTTACGATTTTAGAAAAGGTTTCGGAGATGCCGAAATGAGAGGCGTTAATTTATTTGCCAATCTGGCGATTCCTATTGCTGATAAAACCGAATTCTATGCTTTCGGAGGCAGCAACTTTAGAGATACTGATGCTTATGCTTTTACACGTAACGATGGTGAACGAGTAGTAGAATCGGTTTATCCGGGAGGATATACTCCAAGAATCACTTCAAAAATAAATGATAATTCAGTTGCGGCTGGAATCAGAACTCAGTCTTCGGGAGGATGGAAATTTGATTTAAGTAATACATTCGGAATGAATAAATTTCAGTACGATATTAAAGGAACTATCAATGCCTCTCTTGAAGAAAAATCACCGCATGAATTCGATGCCGGAGGACATAGTCTGCTTCAAAATACAACTAATTTTGATGTTTCTAAAAACTACGACAGTGTTCTTAATGGTTTGAATATTGCTTTTGGAACTGAATTCAGAGTAGAAAAGTTTGAAATTTTTGCTGGTGAAGAAGGTTCCTATACTACTTATGACACCAATGGAAAACCTATAACCGATCCAACTACACAAAGTGCTCCCATAGATCCTGTTTCTGGAAACCCAAGACCAGGAAGTTCGCAAGGTTTTCCAGGTTACAGTCCTGCCAACGAAGTAAATGAAAGCCGTACTAACTTTTCTTTATATGCTGATGGTGAGTTAGATATTACCGATGCTTTAATGGTAAGCACTGCGGTTCGTTTTGAAAACTACAGCGATTTTGGAAGTACCGTAAACGGAAAATTAGCATCAAGACTTAAAATTACAGATCATATTAATGTAAGAGGATCTATCAGTACAGGTTTTCGTGCACCTTCTCTAGCACAGATTTATTACAATCTACGTTTTACCAACTTTAACTCAAGCGGTGCCACCGAAGTTTTATTGGCTCCAAATAACAGTCCTGTAACCAGAGCTTTTGGAATTGACAAATTAAATGAAGAAAAAGCAGCAAATGCTTCTTTAGGCTTTACAGCTTCTTTCGGAGATTTTACAGCTACTGTTGATGGTTATTATATTCAGGTAAAAGACCGTATCGTTTTAACCGGATATTTTGATGCAAGTTCTTTAAATCTTGGTGTTTCTGAAGCACAGTTTTTTGCCAATGGTGTAGACACCAGCACACACGGTTTAGACTTGGTTTTATCATGGAAGAAAAAATTTGGTTCTTCTCAGTTTGGTGCCACTTTGGTTGGAAACATCAACGATATGAAAATCGACAAAGTAAAGAATGGTTCACTTGATGAAGCTACATTCTTTGGAAAACGTGAAAAAGCATTTTTATTAGCTTCAGCTCCAGATAACAAATTTGGATTGAACTTAAATTATGCTTTCAAAAAATTCGACGCAGGATTAGCCTTTACACGTTTCAGCAAAGTAGTTTTGGTTGATTATGCTGATGAAGACGATGTTTATAATCCAAGATTAATTACAGATCTTACTTTAGGATATCAATTCACTAAAAGTTTGAAACTAAGCATTGGAAGCAACAACTTATTTAATGTATATCCAACTAAACAGGATGAACAAGGAAATACAGAAGCTGGTGGTTATTGGGATGCTGTACAAATGGGTTTCAGCGGTGCTTATTACTATGCCAGACTTGGATTTAATTTCTAA
- a CDS encoding 4Fe-4S dicluster domain-containing protein: MAIIITDECINCGACEPECPNTAIYEGADDWRYKDGTSLTGTVVLPDGTEVDANEAQTPISDEIYYIVPGKCTECKGFHDEPQCAAVCPVDCCVPDDNHVEDEETLLNRQAFLHGE, from the coding sequence ATGGCAATAATTATAACTGACGAGTGTATAAATTGTGGGGCTTGCGAACCGGAATGCCCTAATACAGCAATCTATGAAGGAGCAGATGACTGGAGATATAAAGATGGAACAAGTTTAACAGGAACTGTAGTTTTACCTGACGGAACTGAGGTGGATGCTAATGAAGCTCAAACTCCAATTTCTGACGAAATCTATTATATCGTTCCAGGAAAATGTACAGAATGTAAAGGTTTCCATGACGAGCCTCAATGTGCAGCGGTTTGTCCAGTTGATTGTTGTGTACCCGATGATAATCACGTAGAAGATGAAGAAACGCTATTAAATAGACAGGCATTCTTGCATGGCGAGTAA